From the Brassica napus cultivar Da-Ae chromosome A8, Da-Ae, whole genome shotgun sequence genome, one window contains:
- the LOC111200042 gene encoding uncharacterized protein LOC111200042, with the protein MSSVARDRKEQMVIQSSIVLLQERFRQLQRTRELRAERELLNPKPNHQDNNILQYYTQPASFDFFQFLPLNSQTSSSQQLLSLSLCPISTSDSTEKPSFYHHWPNKDDKKKVVGTDRHDDVDTSLRL; encoded by the coding sequence ATGAGTTCAGTAGCAAGAGACCGAAAGGAACAAATGGTAATCCAGTCTTCAATCGTGTTGCTTCAAGAAAGATTCAGACAACTTCAGAGAACGCGAGAGTTAAGAGCTGAGCGAGAGCTccttaaccctaaacctaaccacCAAGACAACAATATCTTACAATATTACACCCAACCCGCGAGTTTTGATTTCTTCCAGTTTCTACCTCTTAACTCTCAAACATCCTCGTCACAGCAGCTCCTCTCCCTCTCCTTATGCCCTATCTCCACATCTGATTCCACTGAAAAGCCTAGCTTTTATCATCACTGGCCAAATAAAGACGACAAGAAGAAGGTGGTTGGGACTGATCGACACGACGATGTTGATACGTCTCTGCGTCTCTAA